From the genome of Brevibacterium sp. JSBI002, one region includes:
- a CDS encoding CDGSH iron-sulfur domain-containing protein — protein MDSEPVTITPCPDGPLLVRGDFTVLTAPGREETATDRRVVALCRCGKTGIPPLCDGSHRAVGFRAPAPSPAEPSED, from the coding sequence GTGGATAGCGAGCCGGTCACCATTACCCCCTGCCCCGACGGGCCCCTGCTCGTCCGCGGGGACTTCACCGTCCTCACGGCGCCGGGGCGGGAGGAGACGGCAACCGATCGCCGGGTGGTTGCCCTGTGCCGGTGCGGCAAGACCGGCATTCCTCCGTTGTGCGACGGTTCCCACCGCGCAGTCGGATTCCGTGCCCCCGCACCGTCGCCGGCGGAACCTTCGGAGGACTGA
- a CDS encoding zinc-dependent alcohol dehydrogenase encodes MRAVTWQGKRNISVETVADPIRHKPNDAIIEVTSTAICGSDLHLYEVLGPFMDRGDIVGHETMGRVVEAGPESGLSTDDRVVVPFPISCGRCWMCEQGLYSQCETTQVRQYGSGAQLFGYSRLYGSVPGGQAEYLRVPYADVGPIKVGADLPDHRYLFLSDILPTAWQAVKYAGIREGDSLAVYGLGPVGQFAARIGRHLGAQVFALDPVPERRDMAARHGIEVFDFDEDAHSAIREATSGRGPDAVVDAVGMEAHGSPLASAAQQAIGLLPPPAARKLMETGGIDRTAVLHAAIDLVRRGGTLSLSGVYGGMQSPMPMLTLFDKQIQMRMGQCNVRTWTDDLLPLVEDSADPLGVDDLVTHRLPLESAPEAYEMFQQKKDGCIKVVLDPNAES; translated from the coding sequence ATGCGAGCAGTCACCTGGCAAGGCAAACGAAACATCTCGGTGGAGACGGTCGCCGACCCGATCCGCCATAAGCCCAATGACGCGATCATCGAAGTCACTTCCACCGCCATCTGCGGGTCCGACCTCCACCTCTACGAGGTGTTGGGACCATTCATGGACCGCGGAGACATCGTCGGGCACGAGACGATGGGTAGAGTCGTCGAGGCGGGCCCCGAATCCGGTTTGTCGACCGACGATCGGGTGGTCGTGCCGTTTCCCATCTCCTGCGGCCGCTGCTGGATGTGCGAACAGGGGCTGTATTCCCAATGCGAGACCACACAGGTGAGGCAGTACGGGTCCGGGGCACAGCTGTTCGGCTACTCTCGTCTCTACGGGTCCGTGCCAGGCGGGCAGGCAGAATATCTCCGTGTCCCCTATGCCGACGTCGGACCGATCAAGGTCGGTGCCGATCTTCCCGACCACCGCTACCTCTTCCTCAGCGACATCCTCCCCACGGCCTGGCAGGCAGTGAAATACGCGGGGATCAGAGAAGGAGACTCGCTGGCCGTCTACGGCCTGGGTCCTGTCGGCCAGTTCGCCGCCCGCATCGGCAGACACCTCGGCGCGCAGGTCTTCGCTCTCGACCCGGTCCCCGAACGTCGTGACATGGCCGCTCGCCACGGGATCGAGGTCTTCGACTTCGACGAGGACGCACATTCGGCCATCAGGGAGGCCACCTCCGGGCGTGGGCCCGACGCGGTTGTCGACGCCGTGGGGATGGAAGCACATGGGTCCCCGCTGGCCTCGGCCGCACAGCAGGCGATCGGTCTGCTCCCGCCCCCGGCCGCGCGGAAGCTCATGGAGACAGGCGGCATCGACAGAACAGCGGTTCTCCACGCGGCGATCGATCTGGTTCGCCGGGGCGGGACTCTCTCGCTCAGCGGAGTCTATGGAGGGATGCAGTCCCCCATGCCGATGCTCACCCTCTTCGACAAGCAGATCCAGATGCGGATGGGACAGTGCAATGTTCGCACCTGGACCGACGACCTTCTGCCACTGGTCGAGGACTCCGCAGATCCGCTGGGGGTCGACGACCTCGTCACCCACCGGCTGCCCCTCGAGTCCGCTCCCGAGGCCTATGAGATGTTCCAGCAGAAGAAGGACGGCTGCATCAAGGTCGTCCTCGACCCGAACGCGGAATCATAA
- a CDS encoding iron-containing redox enzyme family protein, with amino-acid sequence MTQTGAIDELNSPAPLTAPERGLAPRPRGEVTSLLLSVLTSDGAEAAELLPELTSAVSSALVSSEDMFCDEDLQLALHLLYTLHTGPADYALGDWEWDPSLIGIRGLIERRFEAALRAFASVPDLIPRSGAELAETLFSMTSEVAQPELATWAARHASVDQLREFLIHKSIYTLREADPHSWAIPRFRGRAKAALVEIQADEYGGGRPDHVHAEIFAGTLRGFGLDDRPDHYLDDVPAITLASVNAMNLFGLNRRLRGAAIGHLAAFEMTSSIPNGLYSRAFSRSGFGRDVTWYFDEHVEADAVHEQIAAHDLAGGAADDEPGLIPDILFGAASCLRLDDISGSHMLQAWSAGETSLRKTPKEAVCG; translated from the coding sequence ATGACACAGACAGGTGCGATCGACGAACTGAACAGCCCTGCACCGCTCACTGCGCCGGAGCGCGGGCTAGCGCCTCGACCGAGGGGCGAGGTCACCTCACTGCTGCTCAGCGTGCTCACATCTGACGGCGCAGAAGCTGCTGAGCTGCTGCCCGAACTCACCTCGGCGGTATCATCTGCGCTGGTGTCGAGCGAGGACATGTTCTGCGACGAGGATCTGCAGCTGGCGCTCCACCTTCTTTACACTCTGCACACCGGCCCTGCCGATTACGCGCTCGGAGACTGGGAATGGGACCCCTCGCTGATCGGGATCCGCGGCTTGATCGAGCGCCGCTTCGAGGCCGCACTGCGAGCATTCGCGTCAGTGCCGGACCTCATTCCGCGCTCCGGCGCAGAGCTCGCCGAGACGCTGTTCTCCATGACGAGCGAGGTGGCGCAGCCGGAACTGGCCACGTGGGCGGCGCGGCACGCCTCAGTCGATCAGCTCCGAGAATTCCTCATCCACAAGTCGATCTACACCCTCCGCGAAGCAGATCCCCATTCCTGGGCGATCCCCCGATTCCGCGGGCGGGCGAAGGCAGCTCTCGTCGAGATCCAGGCCGACGAGTACGGAGGCGGCAGACCCGACCACGTCCACGCCGAGATCTTCGCCGGAACGCTGCGCGGGTTCGGCCTCGACGACAGGCCTGACCATTACCTCGACGACGTCCCCGCGATCACTCTCGCTTCCGTGAACGCGATGAATCTCTTCGGCCTCAACCGGCGCCTGCGAGGTGCCGCGATCGGGCATCTGGCCGCATTCGAGATGACCTCGTCCATTCCCAACGGCCTCTACTCCCGCGCTTTCAGCAGAAGCGGCTTCGGCCGGGACGTCACATGGTACTTCGATGAGCATGTCGAGGCCGATGCCGTGCACGAGCAGATCGCGGCGCACGACCTCGCGGGAGGAGCGGCAGATGATGAGCCCGGCCTCATCCCCGACATCCTCTTCGGTGCCGCCTCCTGCCTCCGCCTCGACGACATCAGCGGTTCCCACATGCTCCAAGCCTGGTCAGCAGGAGAGACCTCGCTGAGGAAGACCCCGAAGGAGGCTGTCTGTGGATAG
- a CDS encoding ANTAR domain-containing protein, with protein MDGTSAVSTDDIPRDAAAVPAPTVTDDERHRLTAQIGALNLCSKTPRPVDQESEDIGSGVAAYDSLALANAQKQGQLYEAVASRDLIGQAKGIHLERDKISGHEAFLLLTKVSAKTNTNLREVAEGFVRTGVLPSTITD; from the coding sequence CCCCGCGACGCGGCTGCTGTTCCCGCGCCCACCGTTACCGATGACGAACGGCATCGACTTACTGCGCAGATCGGCGCGCTCAACTTGTGCTCGAAGACGCCCCGCCCCGTCGACCAGGAATCGGAGGACATCGGAAGCGGGGTGGCCGCCTATGACTCTCTGGCTCTGGCGAATGCGCAGAAGCAGGGTCAGCTCTACGAAGCAGTGGCCTCGCGGGATCTCATCGGCCAGGCCAAAGGAATTCACCTGGAACGGGACAAGATCAGCGGACACGAGGCGTTCCTGCTGCTCACGAAGGTGAGCGCGAAGACGAACACGAATCTTCGTGAGGTCGCCGAGGGCTTTGTCCGCACCGGTGTGCTGCCGAGCACGATCACCGACTGA